In the genome of Fusarium poae strain DAOMC 252244 chromosome 1, whole genome shotgun sequence, the window GGACGAAAAGGCACCCGGCGCTACAGGCTACTAATGCAAGTCCATTTTGGGGTGGGAGTTGATGTATCTACCCATACATGGAGAGTTGCAAGTCGGTGCAGAGCACTAGACGTCATTTTTTGATGCATGCAATATTCTGAGTTCTTCATGTATTCTCAAGTTTAGGAGTCCAGGTTTAATGGCAATGACGTGTGAATAGAAGGCACGGTTCGACTGGGAGTTTGTCTTGTTTCTGTGCATACAAATCAAAGGACAATTCCGTGAGGATATCAGATTGGATTCATCTCCTTCTATTCGCTCCAGACTGATCACACTAGCCTTCCATCGTTGTCAAGCTCTATAATAAGCTAGGCAGCCCATGTATCTTAGTTTCCGAAGTAAGAGTTGTAGCCGAGAACCTTGCGGCCAGCGCCGTAGAAAGAAGCTTCGTGTCATCAGTATCCGAGCTCGTAGTCGTGTCGATCTCTGAAGCTTTGTTGAACAAGACTTACCGCCGAGGGTACCCCAAAGGAGGATAAGGTAGGGGGTCATCAGCACACGGCTGCGA includes:
- a CDS encoding hypothetical protein (TransMembrane:1 (i36-56o)~BUSCO:58515at5125), giving the protein MPLVDAKNPVPQYQRYYQNAYKNHTRLWKIGPRSRVLMTPYLILLWGTLGASFYGAGRKVLGYNSYFGN